From the Elaeis guineensis isolate ETL-2024a chromosome 16, EG11, whole genome shotgun sequence genome, the window CATGGGTCAAATTTGCCCGCTCTCAGACTTGCCCACAGAAAGTCTTCTAAATTAATCCCGCTAGCGTCTGAGTGTCGTATCTCCTTCTATCTCCTGTTGAGGACTGTTCCTCGGATTGATTGCAAAGTATCAGACTTGTAACTAGAGTTTCCGTGCTACTGTAGTTGAACCAAACCGTCAAATTCCAAAGCAAGCTTTCAACACTTTGGAAAGCAAAACAAGAGAAAACAACCAAGATAAGGTGTGTTATTGGATCTTAAGACCTTCAGAATTTTTTCACCAGCGTCACGTACGCATGGTAAGGCTTGTCGCATGTACATGTCCTGCATGACTACTAGCCTAGCCGGCTTTAAACAAGTCAAGACAGCTCTCGGAATTCAATCCGTGGTCCCAAAACTTCTCATAATATTCTGCATAGGTGAAGCTCCTATAGATTGAAGGGTGCTCTTCATCAACAAGTGATTCTGGTGGTTTTATCACGGCATCAGGAGATGGACAGTAGAAAGTAGGAATTGAGATCCTCTCAGAATTGCTGTTAACTACTGCTCGGTGGAGCACGCTGTTGTACTTGCCATTGCTGAGTACCTGTCGAAAAGTAATTAACCATATGAAGATTAAGATGCCATTAAAATTATAGACTGTTACAATGGCATCTAGTGCTGATCTAGTTTCCATAAGGATGCTTGATTGAACTAATTGGGCCTCTAGTCCCACTTTTGAGACTGTCTGAAAACCACTCTATCAAGAGAAGGCAAGGCAGGGATTAAGGGGGAAAAAAAACGAACATCATTTGTCTTGCAATTCCAAAGACTAACCAGAACATCAAAAATTGACTTAGATAGATAGACAGATAgataaatagatatagatatggataatcATCTTCTTGTGTTCATATTTATCCAATCCGTTCTTAGTggaaaaaaagaatatgagcAAGTAAATTAATTAGATCTATTTGCAGGTCTATTTCCAGATCCTCTGCAATAATGCAAAACGTGTCATGTCTATAAGCTTTTTGAAGCTTAGATGAAAGAGGTGGAGGATTGACTTCAGGTTCAATTTAGGTCCATCAAGAAAGgaataagaaaagaagaaaaggacatCAAGCTTATAAATAATTAACTAGTGATTTGCATGAAACAATTCTTTATCAAGTTTTCAAAGGATACCCTACCTGTATCTGATCGCCAAGGTTGATTACCAAGTTATACGGTTCAGGGTTAACGGTGACCCACTTCCCATCATGAAGCACTTGCAGGCCAGAAACTCCATCTTGCAGCAGGAGAGTGATGACGTTGTTATCTTTGTGGCCTGGTAATCCGTATGTCAGCTCCGGTTGCGGGCATGGTGGATAGTAGTTTATGGCCAAGTGCTGTCCATGGCTGCCTAACGCCTTATTCATGAAGTCTTTTTCCAGACCCAAACTCTCTGAAATAGCCTCCAAAATTCGCAGAGCCAGCTCTCTTACATTTTTACAGTACTCACCCACGACTTGCCTGCAAtagaatatggtgcatgcatggTTACCATGATCATTGTAGTGCAATGAAAAAGAAATTCTTCTACGGAATAAAAGGGAAATTTACACCTGAAGCATGGAGGGTTGTCGGGCCACTCATGAATGAAATCTTCGAGAGGGTAGCAATGGATCCTCAAGTAGTCCCTCCAGCTGCCAACCTTCTCAGTTTTGATGTTGAAGCTGGTGGAGAGTCTA encodes:
- the LOC105059544 gene encoding protein DMR6-LIKE OXYGENASE 2; the protein is MITAPSKLLVSDIAQTCSSVPSNFIRPISDRHNLHGVKTSDASIPLIDLQGLTGPGRSKLIKEIGAACLKDGFFQVKNHGIPESVIDNMLCVSKEFFHLPEHERLKNYSDDPMKTSRLSTSFNIKTEKVGSWRDYLRIHCYPLEDFIHEWPDNPPCFRQVVGEYCKNVRELALRILEAISESLGLEKDFMNKALGSHGQHLAINYYPPCPQPELTYGLPGHKDNNVITLLLQDGVSGLQVLHDGKWVTVNPEPYNLVINLGDQIQVLSNGKYNSVLHRAVVNSNSERISIPTFYCPSPDAVIKPPESLVDEEHPSIYRSFTYAEYYEKFWDHGLNSESCLDLFKAG